In the Primulina tabacum isolate GXHZ01 chromosome 7, ASM2559414v2, whole genome shotgun sequence genome, TTTTCGGGGTAAGCAGTGGAAAATTCTTGGGTTTTCTTGTAACAGATCGGGAAATTGAAGTAAACCCGGAGAAGATTAAAGCAATGCTTGACATGCCTTCCCCTCAATCTATCCGGGAAGTGCAAAAGTTAACCGGGAGAATTGCTGCCCTATCTCGATTCATTTCTCGGTCTGCCCACAGAAGTTATCCATTTTTTCAAGTCCTGAGAAAAGCACAAAAGTTTGGATGAGATGAAAAGTGTGAGCAGACTTCTCAAGATTTAAAAAAACCTTTGTCCGAGATACTCGTCCTGGTAAAGCCTGAGCCCGGGGAAAAGTTGTGGGTCTATTTGTCCGCTACATAATATGCTGTTAGCTCTGTACTTATCCCAGAAAAAGGGACCGACCAAAAGCCAGTTTATTATGTCAGTCATGCCCTCAGAGGGGCAGAGTTAAAGTACAGTGAAGTGGAAAAAATAGTCCTGGCTCTAGTAATGACTACCCGGAAACTAAGACCATATTTTCTCTGACATCAAATTGTGGTACTTACCAACTCCCCACTGGGGCGAATCATGACACACTCTGAGGTCTCGGGGAGGATGGTCAAGTGGACAGTAGAGCTCGAGGAATACGACATCGAGTACAAACCCCGGGTTGCTATAAATGCCCAAGCATTAACGGATTTCCTGATCGAAATGATTCAACCAGAAGAGAAAGAAGTATGGAGAGTTTTTGTTGATGGGGCTTCGAATCTGTCAGGACGTGGGGTCGGAGTGGTTTTGATTGCTCCATCAGGAGAAAAGGTAAAATTAGCACTGAGGATCGACTCCCAAGTCACCAACAATGAAGCTTAGTATGAAGCTCTTGTGGCAGGACTACAAGCCGCCCGGGAAGTCGGAGCTTCCCGGGTCATTATTTACTCTGATTCTCAATTGGTCGCCCAGCAGATAAAAGGAACATACGAggccaaaaatgaaaaaaatgctCAAATATCTGGGGCTCATCACAGCACGGGCAGCGTCCTTAACTGATTAGAGCATCGAACAAATTCCCAGGGAAGAAAATGGGGAGGCTGATGCCTTAGCCAAGTTAGCCGCTTCCATGTCAGACATAAGCACCCGGGAAGTCTTATGTTTTACCTGGTTGGTTCTCTCAATTGATGAAAATGTGCCAACAGCCCGAAAAAATTCATGGATGACCCCTTTGATCGAATATATAATTCATGAGAAGCTCCCAAAAGACCGGACTCAAGCTTTAAAGATCAAGAAGCAAGCACCCAAGTTCCctcttttaaataatgttttatATAGGAGATCATACCAGGCCCCTTTCTCAAATGCTTAGCAGAAAATGAAGGGGAATATGTCCTCCAAAAAATCCATGAGGGATGCTGTGGCGAACATCTCGGTGGAACTGCCCTGGCTCGAGAAACAATACTAGCCGGATTCTGGTGGCCCCGAATAAATCAAGATGCTGCTCAAATTGTTCAAACATGTAAAAGCTGTCAGTATCATTCCACATTTCAACACAACCCAACCAGGGGCATGCAACCGATCTCAGCCTCATGCCCCTTTGATCAATGGGGCATGGATATTGTGGGCACTTTTCCTGTAGCTCGGACTCAGAAGAAATTTCTTCTGGTTGCTGTCGATTATTTCTCTAAATGGGTGAAATCGGAACCTTTGGCCAAAACTACTGAGAAAGAGGTGATGAAATTTCtctgaaaaaatattgtttgcaTATTTGGTATCCCTAGGAGATTGATTTCAAACAATGGGAGACAATTCTAAGGAAAGAAAATTATGTCTTGATGCCAAGAAATGAAGATCACCCAGTTTTTCACCTCAGTAGATTACCCACAAGCCAATGACCAAACTGAGGTAACCAATATGATCATTGTGCAAGCATTAAAAGCCCGACTTCATGAAAATGGAAGAGA is a window encoding:
- the LOC142552404 gene encoding uncharacterized protein LOC142552404: MVKWTVELEEYDIEYKPRVAINAQALTDFLIEMIQPEEKEVWRVFVDGASNLSGRGVGVVLIAPSGEKEIIPGPFLKCLAENEGEYVLQKIHEGCCGEHLGGTALARETILAGFWWPRINQDAAQIVQTCKSCQYHSTFQHNPTRGMQPISASCPFDQWGMDIVGTFPVARTQKKFLLVAVDYFSKWVKSEPLAKTTEKEVMKFL